The following proteins are encoded in a genomic region of Cryptococcus gattii WM276 chromosome I, complete sequence:
- a CDS encoding arp2/3 complex 21 kDa subunit (p21-arc), putative (Similar to TIGR gene model, XP_567367.1), translated as MAGGDALLYTSHSSYILSHIHAIYHANTSARQVGNTAILPITTKIRGPAPLSSDPSQPDIIDESLDLFRANCLFRNFEIKGPADRLLIYLILFISDCLTKLAPTAGKPSPSYQEATKVLQTLSVDNFALPGDAGFPLNSLYHPPASRVDADHLRSYLTQTRCELALRLCDRLYPHEQVIGPDGQPTGQLGPRATKPSKWWMSFQKRRFMGRSLGV; from the exons TATACTCTCCCACATCCACGCCATATACCATGCCA ACACTTCCGCCAGGCAGGTCGGCAACACCGCCATCCTCCCTATCACCACAAAGATCAGGGGTCCTGCCCCCTTGTCCT CGGATCCAAGCCAGCCAGATATCATTGACGAGTCTTTGGACTT GTTCAGAGCAAACTGTCTTTTCAGAAACTTTGAGATCAAGG GCCCTGCCGACCGTCTCCTCATCTACCTCATACTCTTCATCTCTGATTGTCTCACCAAGCTCGCCCCTACCGCAGGCAAACCCTCCCCATCCTACCAAGAAGCCACCAAGGTCCTCCAAACCCTTTCAGTTGACAACTTTGCTCTTCCTGGAGATGCCGGATTTCCGTTGAATAGCTTGTATCACCCTCCTGCCTCTCGAGTGGATGCAG ACCATCTCCGATCGTACCTTACCCAAACTCGGTGCGAGCTTGCTCTCCGTTTGTGCGATAGGCTTTATCCCCATGAGCAGGTAATTGGCCCTGATGGACAACCAACGGGACAGTTGGGACCTAGGGCTACAAAACCTAGCAAATGGTGGATGTCTTTCCAGAAGAGACG ATTCATGGGACGATCTCTTGGCGTTTAA